A genomic stretch from Nodosilinea sp. E11 includes:
- a CDS encoding ABC transporter ATP-binding protein: MSETVLRVENLGKCFKIYRNPWDRAREWVSWRDRTYHTPFWAFRNISFEVKRGEFLGIIGENGAGKSTLLKIITGILKPTEGTYQLNGRVLSLLELGRDFNFELSGRANALYSAELLGFPPGYVQSRLAEIEAFSELGEFFDRPMKLYSSGMKSRLAFSLFAFLDCDVLILDEVLAVGDIFFQQKCYARMETLIEKQTTIILVTHQLAAVQQYCNEVVLLHGGEKVFQGEPRQGILQFYQLRQQQSAVPQPKSEPKPAPSPPPEVQDFFWPTDENCVVFEDAKADDADEAEAAESYAACLTRYAMCNQDGKFTAVFQAGEQAYLCCEFKLTEPMEEVPIVAVMITNQFNVLVHSKSTHQQNAIAPDSVAQGDTIRFYHHIDLNIAPGQYVLGFALCSLSPALYACLGKLPWAEINNQIKICRIYDQVGAFHVKPQNTGPTHYGLCDLPGEGKLQVVKAAYD, translated from the coding sequence ATGAGCGAAACCGTCCTACGAGTTGAAAATCTGGGAAAGTGCTTCAAAATCTACCGCAATCCCTGGGATCGGGCGCGGGAGTGGGTGAGCTGGCGCGATCGCACTTATCACACCCCCTTTTGGGCATTCAGAAATATATCCTTCGAGGTAAAACGGGGCGAATTTCTCGGTATTATTGGCGAGAATGGGGCTGGTAAAAGCACCTTGCTGAAAATTATCACAGGAATATTGAAGCCAACAGAGGGTACATACCAGCTCAATGGTCGGGTGCTCTCGCTACTTGAGCTGGGGCGCGATTTTAACTTTGAGCTGAGCGGTCGCGCTAATGCCCTCTACAGTGCAGAACTTCTGGGGTTTCCGCCGGGTTATGTGCAGAGTCGCCTGGCCGAAATTGAGGCATTTTCGGAACTGGGGGAGTTTTTTGATCGCCCGATGAAGCTGTACTCCTCCGGTATGAAGTCTCGGCTGGCCTTTTCCCTGTTTGCATTTTTAGACTGTGATGTGCTGATTTTGGATGAGGTGCTGGCGGTGGGGGATATTTTCTTTCAGCAAAAGTGCTACGCCCGAATGGAAACGCTGATTGAGAAGCAAACGACCATTATTCTAGTCACGCACCAACTAGCAGCTGTACAGCAGTATTGCAATGAGGTGGTGCTCCTCCATGGGGGAGAAAAGGTTTTTCAGGGAGAGCCGCGCCAGGGAATTTTGCAGTTTTACCAGCTGCGGCAGCAACAGTCAGCCGTTCCACAACCGAAATCAGAACCCAAGCCTGCACCGTCTCCACCCCCTGAGGTTCAAGACTTTTTTTGGCCAACTGACGAAAATTGCGTCGTGTTTGAAGATGCTAAGGCCGATGATGCTGATGAGGCCGAGGCGGCGGAGAGTTATGCGGCTTGTCTGACTCGTTATGCCATGTGTAACCAGGACGGAAAGTTTACAGCGGTCTTTCAGGCAGGGGAACAGGCTTATTTGTGCTGCGAGTTTAAGCTGACAGAACCTATGGAAGAGGTACCAATCGTAGCGGTGATGATTACCAATCAATTCAACGTGCTGGTACATAGTAAAAGCACCCACCAGCAGAATGCGATCGCACCGGATTCTGTTGCTCAGGGAGATACGATTCGGTTTTATCACCACATTGATCTCAACATTGCGCCAGGTCAGTATGTGCTGGGCTTTGCATTATGCAGCTTATCCCCAGCTTTGTACGCCTGCTTGGGTAAGTTGCCCTGGGCTGAAATTAACAACCAAATCAAGATTTGCCGGATCTATGACCAGGTTGGTGCTTTTCACGTCAAGCCTCAGAATACGGGGCCTACTCACTACGGTCTCTGTGATTTACCAGGAGAGGGCAAACTGCAAGTTGTAAAAGCAGCTTACGATTGA
- a CDS encoding ABC transporter permease — MFQNLYRYRRYIAYNAWNDLRFRYAGTGMGILWNLVHPLCEIIVYTIVFSLLITRGTGEGSYALYLTSGLLPWRTFIDAITQGGNAFTQNAHFLKRLALPPEIFVAKAAVTSLFLLVIYLVFLLPLSALFGGTLGLGIFLLPLLAVMLQGLGFGMELTLANLQTLFPDIRQMLQFLIPLWSWTMPIFYPDEVIPPNIRPFLYLNPPYSFIESIRYVILENRLPRLPVWGIMIAWILVFLWLGVVVNRNLQDEVRDTL, encoded by the coding sequence TTGTTTCAAAATCTTTATCGGTACCGTCGCTATATTGCCTACAACGCCTGGAACGATCTGCGCTTCCGCTATGCAGGCACCGGCATGGGCATATTATGGAACCTTGTGCATCCCCTATGCGAAATAATTGTTTACACCATTGTTTTTTCGCTGCTGATTACCCGAGGCACGGGCGAAGGCTCTTACGCTCTATATTTGACCAGTGGGTTACTGCCCTGGCGGACGTTCATAGATGCAATCACCCAGGGCGGCAATGCCTTTACTCAAAATGCTCACTTCCTCAAGCGCTTAGCGCTGCCGCCAGAAATTTTTGTCGCCAAAGCTGCCGTTACGTCTCTGTTTCTGTTGGTGATATACCTGGTATTTCTGCTGCCGCTGAGCGCTCTATTTGGCGGAACGCTGGGCCTGGGGATTTTCTTGCTGCCGCTCTTGGCCGTCATGCTGCAAGGTCTCGGCTTTGGCATGGAGCTAACCCTGGCTAATTTACAGACGCTTTTCCCCGACATTCGGCAAATGCTTCAGTTTCTGATTCCCCTCTGGAGCTGGACGATGCCGATTTTTTATCCCGATGAGGTGATTCCCCCCAATATTCGACCGTTTCTTTACCTGAATCCGCCCTATAGCTTTATTGAATCCATCCGCTATGTAATTCTAGAAAATCGGTTGCCTCGCCTTCCAGTTTGGGGCATTATGATTGCCTGGATTCTAGTCTTCCTTTGGCTAGGGGTTGTTGTGAATAGGAACCTCCAAGATGAGGTGCGGGATACCCTATGA
- a CDS encoding glycosyltransferase, which translates to MATRPPFSKVTEYTDLLQSRPRIFWPLADTSDPGVTVISSFFNAHHYFEAACHSVLNQTWQNFEWLIVDDGSTDPAAIALFEELPQRSPKIKTLRHSVNRGPSAARNTAIAQARGEYLFFMDLDDLIDPTYIEKCVLFLATHPDFSLVNAYSVGFQDQEYWWSFGFHQPAQFIQQNWVTGRLLYRKTDFEALGGFDETLRVYEDWERWLRAITHNQQGWTIPEYLDCYRRHGSGLMAATLRQPANNQSTLNQIRDRYQAFFSTHQIPPVHLNNPRFDLPSLRSQLNLTNPLQRNATALQVLCCFPHLEMGGADRFNVDLVTSLAARGYAFTIVTTLPADHVWYKHFYAVTPDIFHLPNVLDELHWLACIQYLIESRQVDLILISNCYIAYYFLPLLRRTFPQVAFVDFTHTTDPGWRGNGYPRLSCQFSSFLDRQIVSSQFLANVYRGMGAIAPEKLCVCYTNIATDLWQPNQQKRQKLRDKLGIADETVVLLYPARIVEQKRPLFMVDVVKALVETISSVAVIVVGDGDLLPDLRAKVSQLRLSSHFHILPPASPTDMPDFYAASDILLLPSAYEGLSLALYEAMAMALPVVVADVGGHGELVTPETGYLVPLGESDQAEVHAYLGRLVTLVQDQALRQRIGQNARQRVAESFDLSAMADCMEKIFQAAIADRRSQPLPTAHDADDANVAIAEEMLLMALEYCRQEKLMYQLWWEKQAMETSKFWKLRRQWFRLKRFLRLTDEEDL; encoded by the coding sequence ATGGCAACCCGACCACCCTTCTCTAAGGTCACAGAATACACCGACCTGCTGCAATCGAGACCCCGAATTTTTTGGCCGCTGGCAGACACTTCCGATCCCGGCGTAACGGTAATTTCCTCATTCTTCAATGCCCATCATTACTTTGAGGCAGCCTGTCACTCTGTTCTCAATCAAACCTGGCAGAATTTTGAATGGCTAATTGTCGATGATGGCTCCACCGACCCGGCAGCCATTGCCCTATTTGAAGAGCTACCCCAGCGGTCGCCAAAGATCAAAACCCTGCGGCATTCTGTGAACCGAGGCCCATCGGCAGCCAGAAATACTGCGATCGCTCAGGCCCGAGGCGAATACCTTTTTTTCATGGATCTAGACGATCTAATAGATCCGACCTATATCGAAAAGTGTGTTTTGTTTCTGGCAACCCATCCAGACTTTTCTTTAGTCAATGCTTACTCGGTTGGGTTTCAAGATCAGGAATATTGGTGGTCATTTGGATTCCATCAGCCCGCTCAGTTTATTCAGCAAAACTGGGTAACAGGACGACTACTGTATCGTAAAACCGATTTTGAGGCTCTAGGTGGCTTTGACGAGACGTTGAGGGTTTACGAAGACTGGGAGCGCTGGTTACGAGCCATTACCCACAACCAGCAGGGGTGGACCATACCTGAGTATTTAGACTGCTACCGCCGTCATGGTTCAGGGCTAATGGCAGCTACACTACGGCAACCGGCAAATAACCAAAGCACACTCAACCAGATTCGCGATCGGTATCAGGCGTTTTTCAGCACCCATCAGATTCCTCCTGTGCATCTCAATAATCCTAGATTTGACCTCCCTTCCCTACGCTCCCAGCTAAACCTGACCAATCCACTTCAGCGCAATGCCACAGCTTTGCAGGTTCTCTGCTGTTTTCCACATTTAGAAATGGGGGGCGCTGATCGCTTTAATGTCGATTTGGTGACAAGCTTGGCGGCTCGTGGCTACGCCTTTACCATTGTCACCACCCTGCCTGCCGATCACGTTTGGTACAAGCACTTTTATGCCGTCACTCCAGATATCTTTCATCTGCCGAACGTGCTAGATGAACTACACTGGCTGGCCTGTATACAATATCTAATCGAGTCGCGGCAGGTAGATCTGATACTAATTTCTAACTGCTACATTGCCTATTATTTTCTTCCGCTGCTGCGGCGCACGTTCCCTCAGGTGGCGTTTGTAGACTTTACCCACACCACCGATCCGGGCTGGCGTGGTAACGGCTATCCTCGTCTGTCTTGCCAGTTCAGCTCGTTTCTCGATCGCCAGATTGTATCGTCTCAGTTTTTAGCAAACGTTTACCGTGGGATGGGTGCGATCGCGCCAGAAAAACTGTGTGTTTGTTATACCAACATTGCGACCGACCTTTGGCAACCGAACCAACAAAAGCGGCAAAAGCTTCGAGATAAACTCGGCATTGCTGATGAAACTGTTGTACTGCTCTATCCGGCTCGCATCGTTGAACAGAAACGCCCTCTGTTTATGGTGGATGTGGTTAAAGCACTGGTCGAAACAATTTCATCAGTTGCTGTAATTGTTGTAGGCGATGGCGACTTATTGCCTGATCTACGAGCTAAGGTCAGTCAGCTCCGCTTAAGCTCTCACTTCCACATCCTGCCTCCAGCCTCACCGACCGATATGCCAGATTTCTATGCAGCGTCAGACATTCTGCTCCTGCCGTCAGCCTATGAGGGCCTCTCTCTAGCCCTATACGAAGCAATGGCGATGGCGCTGCCAGTGGTCGTGGCGGATGTGGGCGGTCATGGTGAGCTGGTAACGCCTGAGACAGGCTACCTGGTTCCACTAGGCGAGTCAGATCAGGCCGAGGTACATGCCTATTTAGGTCGGCTGGTGACCTTAGTGCAAGACCAAGCCTTAAGACAGCGAATTGGACAAAATGCCCGACAGCGTGTGGCGGAGTCCTTTGACCTGAGCGCTATGGCAGATTGCATGGAAAAGATTTTTCAGGCTGCAATCGCAGACCGCCGGAGTCAGCCATTACCTACTGCTCACGATGCCGATGATGCTAATGTTGCGATCGCGGAAGAAATGCTACTGATGGCCCTTGAATATTGTCGTCAAGAAAAGCTCATGTACCAGCTATGGTGGGAAAAGCAAGCAATGGAAACTTCGAAATTCTGGAAGCTGCGACGGCAGTGGTTCAGGCTCAAACGGTTCCTACGGTTAACCGATGAAGAAGACCTATAA
- a CDS encoding sulfotransferase domain-containing protein: MVTNTYLRELITHTQKALNICSKNTKIYQHLGELYKIQKDFEQASYYYIEAIKLSPAPSSCFYSLHFTLQAMNWFGGCSDTHLIEDGVLALRQVVQENSDFNFSKIVLGELLAQQGNIEEATSYYRSASYHQTMLSHPELVKKSWDNSFQRQPNFLIVGFPKCGTTSLYSYLASHPKILPTATKEIRQINLSEMREIDLYLSHFPTITDSSYLTFEASPSSILFPKFLRDLSKHLSKTKVIILLRNPVNRSISEFYFAQKILNIRSPTYFEESVDSLLNSEDPCSIFELLSRFSLYLTDETSLKQVPNFYQDEKILQNGILPHILGSFYIYYLKAWLQYFSKEKVLILQSEDLFQKPVEVMEKVYEFLGLATHALSQYHNSNPNTYPLVSKKCRNQMENLFRPYNQQLESYLDMQFNW; this comes from the coding sequence ATGGTTACAAATACTTATTTGAGAGAGCTGATTACTCATACTCAAAAAGCCTTAAATATTTGCTCCAAGAATACAAAAATCTATCAACATCTTGGCGAATTATATAAAATCCAGAAAGACTTTGAGCAAGCCAGTTATTACTATATTGAGGCAATTAAGTTATCGCCCGCTCCATCTTCATGCTTTTATAGCCTCCACTTTACATTACAGGCGATGAATTGGTTTGGTGGTTGTAGTGATACCCATCTGATTGAAGATGGTGTATTGGCATTACGGCAAGTTGTACAGGAAAATTCTGATTTCAACTTTTCGAAAATCGTATTAGGAGAGTTATTAGCTCAGCAAGGCAATATTGAGGAGGCAACTTCCTATTACAGATCAGCTAGCTATCATCAAACCATGCTGTCCCATCCTGAACTCGTCAAAAAGTCATGGGACAACAGCTTTCAAAGACAACCTAACTTCTTAATTGTAGGCTTCCCCAAATGTGGTACGACTTCCCTGTATAGTTATTTAGCATCCCATCCCAAAATTTTACCTACTGCCACCAAGGAAATTCGTCAGATTAACCTCTCAGAAATGCGTGAAATTGATTTATACTTATCCCACTTTCCCACTATAACTGACAGCAGTTACTTGACATTTGAAGCTTCGCCAAGCTCTATTCTTTTCCCCAAATTTTTAAGAGATTTATCAAAACATTTATCAAAAACTAAAGTAATCATTTTGCTTCGCAATCCTGTTAATCGAAGCATCTCTGAATTCTACTTTGCACAAAAGATTTTAAATATTCGCTCACCAACTTATTTTGAAGAATCAGTCGATAGTTTGCTCAATTCAGAAGATCCCTGCAGCATATTCGAACTGTTGTCAAGATTTTCGTTATATTTGACAGATGAGACATCTCTAAAACAAGTGCCAAACTTCTATCAGGATGAAAAAATACTACAGAATGGTATTCTGCCACATATATTAGGGAGCTTTTATATTTACTACTTAAAAGCATGGCTGCAATATTTTTCAAAAGAGAAAGTGTTAATCCTTCAGAGCGAGGATTTATTTCAAAAACCTGTGGAAGTGATGGAAAAAGTATATGAGTTTCTAGGCCTAGCCACCCATGCTTTATCGCAGTACCACAATTCAAATCCTAATACATATCCTCTCGTATCTAAAAAATGTCGCAATCAAATGGAAAATTTATTTCGTCCTTATAATCAGCAATTGGAAAGTTATTTAGATATGCAGTTTAATTGGTAA
- a CDS encoding sulfotransferase, with translation MAKAPLFLEIPAKILTELGFDSNEVFNMLNTFSNSSTLEEVFSSSVYTTVPLNESDKILDLIEKCQSSKVINSFGKTWKDIFYSSVISAQENDSASALNLCDAIIRLEPSLPFPHFITQYELLPKSERVDSLLGLYSRVTKLSKIHPISHKFFGDILTEKKRISAAVQAYNNAWSQLCDQPLDQNEDKQKRTHIDYLVIGVGKGGMSSLYHYLSQHPDIINLFTKEIGFFSEKFHYGLDWYLAQFPPLPFRPDRFVTGETYPWHLGQFDAVERVFNALPNIKLIAILRNPVSRAISHFYMESKLGTERRTLDQAIKDELTILEGVEDPTEVAQTYWETERGYIWFSLYLPFLKQWMSVFPKDRIFTLNSKDLCCSPAKTLNRVFKFLDLAEFESISYPKINQGSYSHSQVGVQLRKTLYSFFYIHNQKLGEYLDVNLNWNDEI, from the coding sequence TTGGCCAAAGCCCCACTTTTTTTGGAAATTCCTGCCAAAATACTGACTGAGTTAGGATTTGATTCAAATGAAGTTTTCAATATGCTAAACACATTTTCAAACTCCTCGACGTTAGAAGAAGTTTTTTCAAGCTCAGTTTACACAACAGTCCCCTTAAACGAATCGGATAAAATATTAGATTTGATAGAGAAATGTCAATCGTCAAAAGTTATTAATAGCTTTGGAAAAACATGGAAGGATATTTTTTATTCATCGGTTATATCAGCACAAGAAAATGATTCTGCTTCTGCTTTAAATCTCTGTGATGCAATTATCCGGCTTGAACCGAGCTTACCATTTCCTCATTTTATAACTCAATATGAGTTGCTACCAAAGTCAGAACGAGTTGACTCATTGCTAGGTCTATACTCAAGAGTCACAAAATTATCTAAAATTCATCCAATTTCCCATAAATTTTTCGGAGATATTTTAACAGAAAAGAAACGAATTTCTGCGGCAGTTCAAGCCTATAATAATGCTTGGAGTCAGTTGTGCGATCAACCTCTCGATCAAAATGAAGATAAGCAGAAACGAACTCATATAGACTATTTGGTTATTGGTGTTGGCAAAGGAGGAATGTCTTCGCTTTATCATTACTTGTCTCAACATCCTGATATTATTAATTTATTTACAAAAGAAATAGGATTCTTTTCTGAAAAGTTCCATTACGGATTGGATTGGTATCTAGCTCAGTTCCCTCCATTGCCATTTAGGCCTGATAGATTCGTGACGGGAGAGACGTATCCTTGGCATCTAGGACAATTTGATGCAGTAGAGCGGGTTTTTAATGCGTTACCAAATATTAAGCTGATTGCCATTCTTAGAAATCCAGTTTCTAGAGCAATTTCTCATTTTTATATGGAGTCGAAGTTGGGCACAGAACGTCGAACGTTAGATCAAGCCATTAAAGATGAGCTAACAATTTTAGAGGGTGTCGAAGATCCTACAGAGGTTGCTCAAACCTACTGGGAAACGGAGAGAGGCTATATCTGGTTTAGCCTTTACTTGCCATTCTTGAAGCAGTGGATGTCAGTTTTTCCTAAAGATAGAATTTTTACTTTAAATAGTAAGGATCTTTGTTGCTCACCAGCTAAAACCTTAAACCGAGTTTTCAAATTTTTGGATTTAGCTGAATTTGAATCAATCAGTTACCCCAAAATTAACCAGGGATCATACTCTCATTCGCAAGTTGGTGTCCAATTGCGTAAAACCCTATATAGCTTCTTTTATATTCATAATCAAAAACTAGGAGAATACTTAGATGTAAATTTGAACTGGAATGACGAAATATAG
- a CDS encoding glycosyltransferase — protein MKLFLIASECPPVPGGIATYVGNTASLFADAGHDITIFVRSPKPGIERHAHCTWIKIAPKDTELLTATGVHPLSDLHPAFPYNVMGYWGALSYQLAEAVIDHIRQHGQPDAIESEDFSGLAYFLIQKKLTGCPELIGVPIVLTLHSSQYMLYPANQMPSYRLADYWVGRMEKFCTLAADGIVAPTQYIADQAIAALGSSLDIQIIPLPAAPSLLSPEQLPQTQPTPGDIVYFGRLEVRKGILPLVEACSRLWDGGADFRLTAIGSDTWYHLQGCYMKDYLQRKYRPYIKSRQLILCPPLQQPQLYERIVKAWCVVFPSIWENFPNTCLEAMLLSKMVLASAGVGHREMLCNNYGQAGILFDWHVPGDFEQKLKQILALTPADILKAGQQARNLMLKISGHESVLDQRLQHLESVIERNRHGQRKLFPSLNYPPDGAIAYPPAIEHSPDHPGKVTVCIPFYNHGQFIEETLASVYGADYQDLEVILLNDGSNDAGSLATLAKVQQRYPSLQVIHTQNQGVAAARNHMAAIASGEYLAFLDSDDKVSPTFYSQAVKILNQYTNVGFVSSWIKEFGHSQKVWIAWNPEFPYLLGHNMLGVCTVVRKSAYLAVGGMKSVLVENLEDYECWLSLCEQGWLGVIIPEPHYFYRIYPTSRLSSSNREQLLYLYELISKLHPQVYQKYSSEVYHLLNQNGASWLWENPSLNPALSVTDLTSIEILVLLKNKLKRMKSDGGISFILRRGLLLSKNISYKFRHILPHDH, from the coding sequence ATGAAGCTGTTTTTGATTGCCAGTGAGTGTCCTCCGGTACCAGGGGGCATTGCAACCTATGTCGGTAATACGGCCAGTCTATTTGCAGACGCTGGCCACGATATCACCATTTTTGTCCGCAGTCCTAAACCCGGCATCGAGCGGCACGCTCACTGTACCTGGATCAAAATAGCCCCTAAAGATACTGAACTCCTAACCGCTACAGGTGTCCATCCCCTTTCTGACCTCCATCCAGCCTTTCCCTACAACGTCATGGGTTACTGGGGGGCGCTAAGCTATCAACTGGCAGAAGCTGTCATCGACCATATTCGCCAGCATGGCCAACCCGACGCGATCGAGAGCGAGGACTTCAGCGGACTAGCCTATTTTCTGATTCAGAAAAAGCTGACTGGCTGTCCAGAACTCATCGGGGTTCCGATTGTGCTGACGTTGCACAGTTCTCAGTACATGCTCTACCCCGCCAACCAGATGCCCAGCTACCGACTGGCTGACTACTGGGTTGGGCGGATGGAAAAATTTTGTACCCTGGCCGCAGACGGTATCGTTGCGCCCACACAATATATTGCGGATCAAGCGATCGCAGCGCTCGGCTCAAGTTTAGATATCCAAATCATTCCTTTACCGGCTGCTCCATCCCTTCTCTCTCCAGAACAATTGCCCCAAACTCAACCGACTCCCGGCGATATTGTCTATTTTGGCCGGTTAGAAGTCCGTAAGGGGATTTTGCCATTAGTTGAAGCCTGTAGTCGTCTATGGGATGGTGGGGCAGATTTTCGCCTGACGGCGATTGGGAGCGACACCTGGTATCACCTCCAGGGCTGCTACATGAAAGATTATTTGCAGCGAAAATATCGCCCATATATCAAATCTAGGCAACTTATTCTCTGCCCGCCCCTCCAGCAACCCCAGCTCTATGAACGCATTGTTAAGGCCTGGTGTGTTGTATTTCCCTCAATTTGGGAGAATTTTCCCAATACTTGTTTAGAGGCTATGCTGTTGAGCAAGATGGTCTTGGCTAGCGCTGGCGTTGGCCATCGTGAAATGCTCTGCAACAACTATGGGCAGGCAGGCATTCTTTTTGACTGGCACGTACCGGGTGACTTTGAGCAAAAGCTCAAGCAGATCTTAGCCTTGACTCCCGCAGACATTTTGAAGGCAGGGCAACAGGCGCGGAACTTAATGTTGAAGATTTCTGGGCATGAGTCAGTTCTTGACCAGCGGTTGCAGCACTTAGAATCGGTCATTGAGCGCAATCGCCATGGCCAAAGAAAGCTGTTCCCATCCCTCAACTATCCTCCCGACGGCGCGATCGCCTATCCCCCAGCCATTGAACATTCCCCCGATCATCCCGGTAAGGTGACAGTCTGCATTCCCTTTTATAACCACGGGCAATTCATCGAAGAAACCTTAGCATCAGTCTATGGAGCCGACTACCAAGATCTTGAGGTAATACTGCTTAATGACGGCAGCAACGACGCCGGGAGCTTAGCAACGTTAGCCAAAGTTCAGCAGCGCTATCCTAGTCTTCAGGTAATTCACACTCAAAATCAAGGGGTAGCTGCCGCCCGTAATCACATGGCCGCGATTGCCAGCGGTGAGTACCTCGCCTTCCTCGACTCCGACGATAAAGTTTCCCCTACTTTTTACAGTCAAGCAGTCAAAATACTCAATCAGTACACCAACGTTGGATTTGTCTCTTCTTGGATCAAAGAATTTGGCCATTCTCAGAAGGTCTGGATTGCCTGGAACCCAGAATTCCCCTACCTACTCGGACATAATATGCTGGGCGTTTGTACCGTTGTGCGAAAATCTGCGTACCTAGCAGTAGGCGGCATGAAGTCAGTTTTAGTTGAGAACCTAGAAGACTACGAATGCTGGCTTAGCCTCTGCGAGCAGGGTTGGCTGGGAGTTATTATTCCGGAACCGCATTACTTCTACCGCATCTACCCTACGTCTCGCTTGAGTAGCAGCAATCGAGAGCAGTTGCTATACCTCTATGAGTTGATCTCCAAACTACACCCCCAGGTATATCAAAAATATAGTTCTGAGGTTTATCATTTATTAAATCAAAATGGAGCTTCTTGGCTTTGGGAAAATCCTTCACTAAATCCAGCTTTATCTGTCACTGATCTAACCAGCATAGAGATTTTAGTTTTATTAAAAAATAAATTGAAGCGAATGAAAAGCGACGGAGGTATATCATTTATTCTTAGGCGCGGGCTTTTGCTCTCAAAAAATATTTCTTATAAATTTCGCCACATTCTTCCACACGACCACTGA
- a CDS encoding glycosyltransferase family 1 protein → MYRSEETQLIKSENLCINLSFLLDNPTGISTYALNILPYLKDLKPNLLTHQSFAGYTCHPIPKDLTAKQGIRGHINRIFWMQFKVQQICTKIKANLFFSPLPEAPLNSRHKTIITVHDLIPLRFPRLSPALTYYYRYYVPLVLNQASHILCNSVTTANEVMHRFGISANKITPTPLACNTQHFIPLNLPSKNYFLYFGRHSPYKNIHRLITAFSKLPKSSDVELWVAGPYDYRYTRALQHYVQDLDLESSIKFLDYVSYKQLPILINEAIAVIFPSLWEGFGLPVIESMACGTPVIASNIAAFPETVGDAAILVNPLNIDEIFDAIKIVMNEEQTRSVLRAQGLLRVKKFSWEKTGRATNEILSRYM, encoded by the coding sequence ATGTATCGATCTGAAGAAACTCAACTTATTAAATCAGAGAATCTTTGCATTAACCTCAGCTTTTTGCTAGATAACCCCACAGGCATTAGCACTTACGCCTTAAATATATTGCCTTATCTTAAAGATTTAAAGCCTAATTTATTAACTCATCAATCCTTTGCTGGCTACACATGTCACCCTATTCCTAAAGATTTAACAGCAAAGCAGGGGATAAGAGGCCATATCAATCGTATTTTTTGGATGCAATTTAAGGTTCAACAAATTTGTACGAAAATTAAGGCTAACCTCTTTTTCTCACCGCTACCAGAAGCGCCACTAAATAGCCGCCACAAAACAATAATTACAGTTCATGATCTAATTCCCCTTCGATTTCCACGATTATCTCCTGCCCTAACTTACTATTATCGTTATTATGTGCCCTTGGTTCTCAACCAGGCAAGTCATATCCTTTGCAATTCGGTCACTACTGCTAACGAGGTAATGCATAGATTTGGCATTTCAGCAAACAAAATAACTCCTACACCTCTTGCCTGTAATACACAGCATTTTATTCCTTTAAATCTGCCATCAAAAAACTACTTTTTATATTTTGGGCGTCACAGTCCCTACAAAAATATACATCGCTTGATTACGGCTTTCTCTAAACTACCAAAATCAAGCGATGTAGAGTTGTGGGTAGCAGGACCTTACGACTACCGTTACACAAGGGCGCTACAACATTACGTACAAGATTTAGATCTAGAATCTTCCATAAAGTTTCTTGACTACGTTTCCTATAAACAGTTGCCAATTCTTATTAATGAAGCTATTGCTGTGATATTTCCTAGCCTATGGGAGGGATTTGGACTTCCTGTTATAGAGTCAATGGCCTGTGGGACGCCTGTCATTGCATCTAATATTGCTGCATTCCCAGAAACTGTTGGAGATGCAGCAATATTAGTTAATCCATTAAATATAGATGAAATTTTTGATGCCATAAAAATAGTGATGAATGAGGAGCAGACGCGATCTGTGTTGCGAGCGCAAGGACTGCTGAGAGTCAAAAAATTTAGCTGGGAAAAAACGGGAAGAGCAACAAATGAAATACTTTCTAGATATATGTAA